In one window of Candidatus Deferrimicrobiaceae bacterium DNA:
- a CDS encoding TIGR00730 family Rossman fold protein, with protein sequence MEDLAGNETWRVFRIMSEFVEGFESLGQIGPAISIFGSARTGKNDKFYKLTLEVAELLARRGFSIISGGGPGIMEAANHGAQKGKGLSIGLNIELPMEQKRNRFQDKSLTFRHFFARKVMFVKYASGYVIMPGGFGTLDEFFEALTLIQTGKIRRFPVVLMGTKFWGGLVDWLKNAMVREGTILPTDIDLFFVTDDPEAAVQHIVTFHERRIRPVGERRERTGLPQSAASGNGKSTGKRSKASR encoded by the coding sequence ATGGAAGACCTGGCCGGCAACGAAACGTGGCGCGTGTTTCGCATCATGAGCGAATTCGTCGAGGGGTTCGAATCGCTCGGGCAGATCGGCCCGGCGATCTCGATCTTCGGCAGCGCCCGCACGGGGAAGAACGACAAGTTCTACAAGCTCACGCTGGAGGTGGCCGAGCTCCTCGCCCGACGCGGCTTCTCGATCATCTCGGGCGGCGGGCCCGGGATCATGGAGGCAGCCAACCACGGGGCACAGAAGGGGAAGGGGCTGTCGATCGGCCTGAACATCGAGCTGCCGATGGAACAGAAGCGGAACCGGTTCCAGGACAAGTCGCTCACCTTCCGGCACTTCTTCGCCCGCAAGGTGATGTTCGTGAAATACGCCTCGGGCTACGTCATCATGCCCGGCGGTTTCGGGACGCTCGACGAGTTCTTCGAGGCGCTTACGCTGATCCAGACCGGCAAGATCCGCCGCTTCCCCGTCGTCCTGATGGGGACCAAGTTCTGGGGCGGGCTGGTCGACTGGCTGAAAAACGCGATGGTGCGCGAGGGGACGATCCTGCCGACCGACATCGACCTGTTCTTCGTCACCGACGACCCCGAGGCGGCGGTGCAGCACATCGTCACCTTCCACGAACGACGCATCCGGCCGGTCGGGGAGCGGCGCGAACGGACAGGTCTGCCGCAGAGTGCCGCGAGCGGCAACGGGAAATCGACCGGGAAACGATCGAAGGCATCCCGGTAG
- the hemH gene encoding ferrochelatase — translation MTDTAVRKKTGVVLLNMGGPDTLSAVRPFLANLFSDKELIRLPAAFLTQPIFAWLVSGFRARHVRKYYADIGGGSPIARITGDQARALEAALAAGSAGDRDFRVYAGMRYWHPLAKHAVLQMMGDGITEVVALPLYPHYCAATTGSSLNDLKRWMRWAGFSVPLREIRSYPDHPGYVAAMAGKITEAIRGVPTDGMHLLFSAHGVPQAFIDGGDPYEAEIRRCVSAIGTWFPGIPRSISFQSRAGRAVWLGPDTIDETKRLAAAGVKTLVVVPVSFVSEHIETLHELDIRLRADAEAAGIARFIRTPTLGDDPAFIAVLRDIVFREIQGR, via the coding sequence TTGACCGACACCGCGGTACGCAAGAAGACCGGCGTCGTCCTCCTCAACATGGGGGGGCCGGACACGCTGTCCGCCGTCCGCCCCTTCCTCGCGAACCTGTTTTCCGACAAGGAGCTGATTCGGCTTCCCGCGGCCTTCCTCACCCAGCCGATCTTCGCCTGGCTCGTGTCGGGCTTCCGGGCGCGCCACGTCCGTAAATATTACGCCGACATCGGCGGCGGCTCCCCCATCGCCCGGATCACCGGAGATCAGGCGCGCGCGCTCGAGGCCGCCCTCGCCGCCGGCTCTGCCGGCGACCGCGACTTCCGGGTCTACGCGGGGATGCGCTACTGGCACCCGCTGGCGAAGCACGCGGTGCTTCAGATGATGGGGGACGGGATCACCGAGGTCGTCGCGCTGCCGCTCTACCCGCACTACTGCGCCGCCACGACCGGCTCCAGTCTCAACGACCTCAAGCGCTGGATGCGCTGGGCGGGATTCTCCGTACCGCTCCGGGAGATCCGCTCCTACCCCGACCATCCCGGGTACGTCGCCGCGATGGCGGGAAAGATCACCGAGGCGATCCGCGGGGTCCCAACCGACGGGATGCACCTTCTTTTCAGCGCCCACGGCGTCCCGCAGGCGTTCATCGACGGGGGCGACCCTTACGAGGCCGAGATCAGGCGATGCGTATCCGCCATCGGCACCTGGTTCCCGGGCATCCCGCGCTCGATCTCGTTCCAGAGTCGGGCGGGACGCGCGGTCTGGCTCGGCCCCGACACGATCGACGAAACGAAGCGGTTGGCGGCGGCGGGCGTCAAGACGCTGGTGGTCGTGCCGGTCAGCTTCGTCTCCGAGCACATCGAGACGCTGCACGAGCTCGACATCCGCCTCCGGGCCGACGCGGAAGCCGCCGGCATCGCCCGCTTCATCCGCACCCCCACGCTCGGCGATGACCCGGCGTTCATCGCCGTCCTTCGTGATATCGTCTTTCGGGAAATTCAGGGGAGGTAA
- the hemE gene encoding uroporphyrinogen decarboxylase → MTTMSDYRFLKACRREPVDMTPVWLMRQAGRYLPDYMKVRSKVSFLELCKTPELAAEVSIQPVDVLKVDAAILFSDILTPIEPMGLKLDFVPGPVFEHPVRTMADVDALIVPDPEEGVPYVMETIKMLRRALEGRVPLIGFGGAPFTLACYMVEGKGSKDFAWIKKMMYAAPDVYAALMDKITAMDTRYLNAQIKAGAQAIQIFDTWGGVLSPSDYAHFVLPYTQRLIGGLEAKDVPVIHFVKGAGTMLDIVAQAGGDVMGLDWHINLGKARDILGDKMAVQGNLDPTVLFAPKPVIEREVRRVLDENAGRPGHIFNLGHGILPTVPPENAIAMVEAVHALSS, encoded by the coding sequence ATGACGACGATGAGCGACTACCGTTTCCTGAAGGCCTGCCGGCGCGAGCCGGTCGACATGACCCCCGTGTGGCTGATGCGCCAGGCCGGACGCTACCTGCCCGACTACATGAAGGTCCGCTCGAAGGTGTCGTTCCTCGAGCTGTGCAAGACGCCCGAGCTGGCCGCCGAGGTGTCGATCCAGCCGGTCGACGTCCTGAAGGTCGACGCCGCCATCCTCTTCTCCGACATCCTGACGCCGATCGAACCGATGGGGCTCAAGCTCGATTTCGTCCCGGGCCCGGTCTTCGAGCATCCCGTGCGCACCATGGCCGACGTCGATGCGCTGATCGTCCCCGACCCCGAGGAAGGCGTGCCCTACGTGATGGAGACGATCAAGATGCTGCGGCGGGCGCTTGAAGGCCGTGTGCCGCTCATCGGCTTCGGCGGAGCGCCCTTCACGCTCGCCTGCTACATGGTCGAGGGGAAGGGCTCCAAGGATTTCGCCTGGATCAAGAAGATGATGTACGCAGCCCCCGACGTCTACGCGGCGCTGATGGACAAGATCACCGCGATGGACACGCGCTACCTCAACGCTCAGATCAAGGCGGGCGCACAGGCCATCCAGATCTTCGATACGTGGGGCGGCGTCCTCTCCCCGTCCGACTACGCGCACTTCGTGCTGCCCTACACGCAGCGGCTGATCGGCGGGCTCGAGGCCAAGGACGTCCCCGTCATCCACTTCGTCAAGGGCGCCGGCACGATGCTCGACATCGTGGCGCAGGCGGGCGGCGACGTCATGGGGCTCGACTGGCACATCAACCTGGGCAAGGCGCGCGACATCCTTGGCGACAAGATGGCCGTGCAGGGCAACCTCGACCCGACGGTGCTCTTCGCGCCGAAGCCGGTCATCGAGCGGGAGGTGCGGCGCGTCCTCGACGAGAACGCCGGGCGCCCGGGCCACATCTTCAACCTCGGGCACGGCATCCTGCCGACGGTTCCGCCCGAAAATGCCATCGCCATGGTCGAAGCGGTGCACGCCCTCAGCAGTTGA
- the hemG gene encoding protoporphyrinogen oxidase, with protein sequence MPRIAIVGAGISGLCTAHYLVRELSAAKRDAEILILETEDVPGGKMRTVRQDGFNMEWGPNGFLTNKPYSLELVRELGAEDRLARSSDLARKRFIFSGGMLHRLPESPGAFLKSKLMTTGGKLRICMEPFAKPPSRMIEDETLGDFARRRLGPEALEKLLDPMVTGIFCGDPERMSLKSCFPTIHDMEMKYGSLVKGMLAIRQEKRRKGVKQVMSAGPGGVLTSFDEGVQVLVDLLSAELAEGLHTGVSVDRIERKDGRFRISVTERGKQDEILADAVVVSTPAYAASAQLSRLDPSMADALASIPYAPVSVVAIGYDKATLENPLDGFGFLIPRKEQRKILGALWDSSVFPNRAPQGKALIRAMVGGARAPELASIPAAELVRIVRQEFRDIMGIGAEPVLGRVFFHEKGIPQYFVGHARLLDRIDAALAAFPGLYLNSNAYRGVSLNDCVLQSRLAAQRLCKELV encoded by the coding sequence ATGCCGCGCATCGCTATCGTCGGGGCCGGAATCTCGGGCCTTTGCACCGCCCATTATCTCGTCCGGGAGCTGTCGGCCGCCAAGCGCGACGCCGAGATCCTCATCCTCGAAACGGAGGATGTCCCCGGCGGCAAGATGCGCACGGTCCGGCAGGACGGCTTCAACATGGAATGGGGCCCCAACGGATTCCTGACCAACAAGCCGTATTCGCTCGAGCTCGTCCGCGAGTTGGGTGCCGAAGACCGGCTGGCGCGTTCCTCCGACCTGGCGCGCAAGCGCTTCATCTTCTCGGGCGGCATGCTCCACCGCCTGCCCGAATCGCCCGGCGCCTTCCTCAAGTCGAAGCTGATGACGACCGGCGGCAAGCTGCGCATCTGCATGGAACCGTTCGCCAAGCCGCCCTCCCGGATGATCGAGGACGAGACGCTGGGCGATTTCGCCCGGCGGCGCCTGGGTCCCGAGGCGCTCGAGAAGCTGCTCGACCCGATGGTCACCGGCATCTTCTGCGGCGACCCCGAGCGAATGTCGCTCAAAAGCTGCTTTCCCACGATCCACGACATGGAGATGAAGTACGGAAGCCTCGTCAAGGGGATGCTCGCGATCCGGCAGGAGAAGCGGCGCAAGGGCGTGAAGCAGGTGATGTCGGCCGGCCCCGGCGGCGTCCTCACCTCGTTCGACGAAGGGGTGCAGGTGCTGGTCGACCTCCTGTCCGCCGAGCTGGCCGAAGGGCTGCACACCGGCGTGTCGGTCGACCGGATCGAGCGCAAAGACGGCCGCTTCCGGATCTCGGTGACCGAGCGCGGCAAGCAGGACGAGATCCTGGCCGACGCGGTGGTCGTCTCGACGCCGGCTTACGCGGCGAGCGCGCAGCTCTCCCGGCTCGACCCCTCGATGGCGGACGCCCTCGCCTCCATTCCCTACGCGCCCGTCTCGGTAGTCGCGATCGGCTACGACAAGGCCACGCTCGAGAACCCGCTCGACGGCTTCGGCTTCCTCATCCCGCGCAAGGAACAGCGCAAGATCCTGGGCGCGCTGTGGGACTCGAGCGTGTTTCCCAACCGCGCACCGCAGGGCAAGGCGCTGATCCGCGCCATGGTGGGCGGCGCCCGCGCTCCCGAGCTGGCGTCGATCCCGGCCGCCGAACTGGTCCGGATCGTCCGCCAGGAGTTCCGCGACATCATGGGGATCGGGGCCGAGCCGGTGCTGGGGCGCGTCTTCTTCCACGAGAAGGGGATCCCGCAATACTTCGTCGGCCACGCCCGGCTGCTCGACCGGATTGACGCGGCGCTCGCGGCTTTCCCGGGGCTCTATCTCAACAGCAACGCCTACCGAGGCGTCTCGCTCAACGACTGCGTCCTGCAGTCGCGCCTCGCCGCGCAACGGCTTTGCAAGGAGCTGGTGTAA
- a CDS encoding bifunctional DedA family/phosphatase PAP2 family protein codes for MLDRLIDIAGFVGPWGYLVFFVVVALECQAIVGLFMPGESLVLFGGFLAGQGVYDPVLLVAVISLAAIVGDSVGYELGRTLGLDWLLRHGRWLGIRQAQLDRVSGFIGRHGGKAVFVSHFTHLMRALMPFFAGASRMRYRRFLLFNAAGCVAWAAAFVALGTLAGASWRVVAKWAGRAGEIVGGAILLAIALEWGWRWLLRHEDDVTRRWRALVDHPKTVALRRRFEPQLAFLRSRFSPEGFMGLELTLGVLLLVAASWLFGGIAEDVVEGDPLTVVDQSVALWLHARTTPDLLLLMKGVTALASPAGVSGIATIAALVLLWRRRWIRLLALVIVLPGGMLLDLLLKTAFHRSRPVFEDPVQIFSGYSFPSGHTMAATLLFGLLAAFAAASLRSWRWRIRSVLVAIVLVLLVAFSRMYLGAHYLSDVLGAIAAGVAWLALCLTAVNTYRHYR; via the coding sequence ATGCTCGACCGATTGATCGACATCGCGGGGTTCGTCGGACCCTGGGGCTACTTGGTCTTCTTCGTCGTCGTGGCGTTGGAATGCCAAGCCATCGTGGGGCTATTCATGCCGGGGGAGAGCTTGGTGCTCTTCGGAGGGTTCCTCGCCGGGCAGGGGGTCTACGATCCCGTCCTGCTCGTCGCCGTGATCTCGCTGGCCGCCATCGTCGGTGACAGCGTCGGCTACGAGCTGGGGCGGACGCTGGGGCTCGACTGGCTGCTGCGGCACGGACGATGGCTCGGTATCCGGCAGGCGCAGCTGGACCGCGTCAGCGGCTTCATCGGTCGTCACGGCGGGAAGGCCGTGTTCGTCAGCCACTTCACCCATCTGATGCGGGCGCTGATGCCCTTCTTCGCGGGGGCGTCCCGCATGCGTTATCGGCGCTTCCTCCTCTTCAATGCGGCGGGGTGCGTCGCCTGGGCGGCGGCGTTTGTTGCACTTGGCACCCTGGCGGGCGCCAGTTGGCGGGTGGTGGCGAAATGGGCCGGGCGCGCCGGGGAGATCGTGGGCGGTGCCATCCTCCTTGCGATCGCGCTGGAATGGGGCTGGCGCTGGCTGTTGCGGCACGAGGACGATGTTACCCGCCGCTGGCGGGCGTTGGTCGATCACCCCAAAACGGTCGCCTTGCGTCGTCGCTTTGAGCCCCAGTTGGCGTTCCTGCGGTCGCGCTTCTCGCCGGAGGGCTTCATGGGGCTCGAGCTGACGCTAGGCGTGCTGCTACTCGTCGCGGCCTCCTGGCTGTTCGGCGGCATCGCCGAGGACGTCGTGGAAGGCGACCCGCTGACCGTCGTCGATCAGAGCGTCGCCCTGTGGCTCCACGCGCGCACCACGCCGGACCTGCTCCTGTTGATGAAGGGGGTCACCGCCCTCGCATCGCCGGCCGGCGTGTCCGGCATCGCCACGATCGCGGCACTGGTCCTTCTGTGGCGTCGCCGCTGGATTCGGCTGCTGGCGCTGGTGATCGTGCTGCCCGGCGGGATGCTCCTCGACCTCCTGCTGAAGACGGCCTTCCACCGCAGCCGTCCCGTCTTCGAGGATCCCGTCCAGATCTTCTCCGGCTACAGTTTCCCGAGCGGGCACACGATGGCGGCCACCTTGCTGTTCGGGCTGCTGGCCGCCTTTGCCGCCGCGTCGCTGCGGAGCTGGCGCTGGCGCATCCGGTCCGTCCTCGTCGCGATCGTGCTGGTGCTCCTGGTCGCCTTCAGCCGGATGTACCTGGGCGCCCACTACCTGAGCGACGTTCTTGGCGCGATCGCCGCCGGTGTCGCCTGGCTCGCGCTCTGCCTGACCGCGGTCAACACGTACCGGCATTACCGGTGA
- the corA gene encoding magnesium/cobalt transporter CorA gives MAHRRRKRWQKPGTMPGTLTAHAEAALCPVSLSAIAYDEHDYREWTLPVSEVATLAPPGNGVLWIDVCGLGDPAVVQAIGDRFHFHRLALEDVLNVPQRPKVDSYEGHRLIVLREFRYPEPPEQVSMFLAPGVVVTFQERPGDAFEPVRERLRKAAGAIRSSGADLLAYALCDAVIDSFFPALEKIGDLVDLLEDKVLAEPVPDTFREIRNLKRLLLDVRHASWPARDAINELIRDESGLIAPGTKTYLRDCYDHTVQVLDMVETYREVASSLVDEYMTSVSNRMNEIMKVLTIIATIFMPLSFVVGLYGMNFDRTSPYNLPELGWRYGYPAVLLLMAVATAGMIWFFRRKKWM, from the coding sequence TTGGCCCACAGGCGCAGGAAACGATGGCAGAAGCCCGGCACCATGCCGGGAACGCTGACGGCGCACGCCGAGGCAGCGCTGTGCCCGGTCTCGCTGTCCGCGATCGCCTACGACGAGCACGACTATCGCGAATGGACGCTGCCCGTTTCGGAGGTGGCGACCCTCGCCCCGCCCGGGAACGGCGTCCTGTGGATCGATGTCTGCGGGCTGGGCGACCCGGCCGTCGTCCAGGCGATCGGCGACCGGTTCCATTTTCATCGCCTCGCGCTCGAGGACGTCCTCAACGTGCCGCAGCGCCCGAAAGTCGACAGCTACGAGGGGCATCGGCTGATCGTGCTCCGCGAGTTCCGCTACCCGGAGCCGCCCGAGCAGGTCAGCATGTTCCTGGCGCCCGGCGTCGTGGTCACCTTCCAGGAGCGCCCGGGCGACGCGTTCGAGCCGGTGCGCGAGCGGCTTCGCAAGGCGGCGGGAGCGATCCGTTCCAGCGGCGCCGATCTCCTGGCCTACGCGCTTTGCGACGCGGTCATCGACTCCTTTTTCCCCGCGCTCGAGAAGATCGGGGATCTCGTCGACCTCCTCGAGGACAAGGTGCTCGCCGAGCCGGTGCCCGACACGTTCCGCGAGATCCGGAACCTGAAGCGGCTGCTGCTCGACGTGCGCCACGCCTCCTGGCCCGCCCGCGATGCGATAAACGAGTTGATCCGCGACGAGTCGGGGCTGATCGCCCCGGGGACGAAGACCTACCTGCGCGACTGCTACGACCACACGGTGCAGGTGCTCGACATGGTCGAAACCTACCGCGAGGTGGCCTCGAGCCTGGTCGACGAATACATGACCTCGGTGTCCAACCGGATGAACGAGATCATGAAAGTGCTCACCATCATCGCAACGATCTTCATGCCGCTGTCGTTCGTGGTCGGGCTTTACGGAATGAATTTCGACCGGACCTCGCCGTACAACCTGCCCGAGCTGGGATGGCGCTACGGATATCCGGCGGTGCTGCTGCTGATGGCGGTCGCGACGGCGGGCATGATCTGGTTTTTCAGGCGGAAAAAATGGATGTGA
- a CDS encoding radical SAM protein, with amino-acid sequence MATQEFIPKWVAWETTQRCNLRCVHCRCSSDMTSSEGDFTTEEGKKLLKEIADFSKPVVVLSGGEPLIRKDIFELASYGTSLGLRMCMASNGALVTDEICEKMKASEIKMVSLSLDGSTPELHDNFRQCPGAFAGVVNAAEKFRKHGIKFLINSSFTKRNQHDIAATFKMAKSLGATAWYMFMIVPTGRGEEIMSELISKDDYEEILEWHYQQEKLEDEILMRPTCAPHYYRVVPQRAKAEGVKFERRSLTFSTGGGKGCIAAQTICLIDCFGNVKPCSYFHRSAGNVKTTPFREIWENSEIFKELRDFKAYKGKCGECEYLNVCGGCRARADAVTGDYMEEEPFCNYVPIKTRKRLEAEGK; translated from the coding sequence GTGGCCACGCAAGAATTCATCCCTAAATGGGTTGCATGGGAAACCACCCAGCGCTGCAACCTGCGCTGCGTCCATTGCCGATGCTCCTCCGACATGACCTCCTCCGAAGGCGATTTCACCACCGAAGAGGGCAAGAAGCTGCTGAAGGAGATCGCCGACTTCTCCAAGCCGGTCGTCGTGCTCTCCGGCGGCGAGCCGCTGATCCGCAAGGACATCTTCGAGCTGGCGTCGTACGGCACGTCGCTCGGGCTGCGGATGTGCATGGCGTCCAACGGCGCCCTCGTCACCGACGAGATCTGCGAGAAGATGAAGGCGTCCGAGATCAAGATGGTGTCGCTCTCGCTCGACGGCTCCACGCCCGAGCTGCACGACAACTTCCGCCAGTGCCCCGGCGCCTTCGCGGGCGTCGTCAACGCGGCCGAGAAATTCCGCAAGCACGGCATCAAGTTCCTGATCAACTCGTCGTTCACCAAGCGCAACCAGCATGACATCGCCGCCACGTTCAAGATGGCCAAGTCGCTGGGCGCCACTGCATGGTACATGTTCATGATCGTTCCGACCGGCCGCGGCGAGGAGATCATGTCCGAGCTGATCTCCAAGGACGACTACGAGGAGATCCTCGAGTGGCACTACCAGCAGGAGAAGCTCGAGGACGAGATCCTCATGCGCCCCACCTGTGCGCCCCACTACTACCGGGTGGTGCCGCAGCGCGCCAAGGCCGAAGGGGTCAAGTTCGAGCGGCGCTCGCTCACCTTCTCGACCGGCGGCGGCAAGGGCTGCATCGCGGCCCAGACCATCTGCCTGATCGACTGCTTCGGTAACGTCAAGCCCTGTTCTTACTTCCACCGGTCGGCGGGCAACGTCAAGACCACGCCGTTCCGAGAGATCTGGGAAAACTCCGAGATCTTCAAGGAGCTGCGCGACTTCAAGGCCTACAAGGGCAAGTGCGGCGAGTGCGAGTACCTCAACGTCTGCGGCGGATGCCGCGCCCGGGCCGACGCCGTCACGGGTGATTACATGGAAGAGGAACCGTTCTGCAACTACGTGCCGATCAAGACGCGCAAGCGGCTCGAGGCCGAGGGGAAATAA
- a CDS encoding complex I NDUFA9 subunit family protein, producing MKNEIDNKAAFLEFKEILVTGGTGFVGQRVCRALIARGWLPRLLVRAGSEGKIPLDIRRQCRISLGDITDQESVINAAQSTDAIVHLVGIIREFPRKGITFEKIHVEGTRNVIAAAKVWKIPRIIHMSALGALAGSPVAYFDTKGRGERLVRESGLDWTMFRPSIVFGEGDGFISKLSEVVRLSPVVPVPGDGRYELQPVWVGDVARGFALALTQPSAIGRSFDVGGLERYSYDALLDEIGASVGRTRLRKLHVPLQLVRTGVGLMSRFESYPMSPDMLEMLTAGSVCETADFRSVFEDHLVSLREYLSCKGIGKKTGRTVEEPADRMIRKAA from the coding sequence ATGAAAAACGAGATCGACAACAAGGCGGCCTTTCTGGAGTTCAAGGAAATCCTGGTGACGGGGGGAACGGGCTTCGTCGGCCAGCGCGTCTGCCGGGCGCTGATCGCACGGGGATGGCTGCCGCGCCTGCTGGTCCGCGCCGGGTCGGAGGGGAAGATCCCGCTGGATATCCGGCGCCAGTGCCGGATATCGCTCGGCGACATCACCGACCAGGAATCGGTGATCAATGCAGCGCAGAGCACGGACGCGATCGTTCACCTGGTCGGGATCATCCGGGAATTCCCGAGGAAGGGGATCACCTTCGAGAAGATCCACGTCGAGGGGACGCGCAACGTGATCGCCGCCGCGAAGGTCTGGAAGATCCCCCGGATCATCCACATGAGCGCGCTCGGCGCGCTGGCGGGCAGCCCGGTCGCCTACTTCGATACCAAGGGGCGAGGGGAGCGTCTGGTCCGCGAATCGGGTCTCGATTGGACGATGTTCCGTCCCTCGATCGTGTTCGGCGAAGGGGACGGATTCATCTCGAAGCTGTCGGAAGTCGTGCGGCTTTCGCCGGTTGTCCCGGTCCCGGGTGACGGGAGGTACGAGCTGCAGCCGGTCTGGGTCGGGGACGTGGCGCGGGGATTCGCCTTGGCGCTGACGCAGCCTTCAGCCATCGGGCGCAGCTTCGACGTGGGCGGGCTGGAGCGGTACAGCTACGACGCGCTGCTCGACGAGATCGGCGCGTCGGTCGGTCGCACACGCCTCCGGAAGTTGCATGTCCCGTTGCAGCTGGTTCGAACCGGCGTCGGGTTGATGTCCCGGTTCGAGTCCTACCCGATGTCGCCCGACATGCTGGAGATGTTGACGGCAGGGAGCGTCTGCGAGACGGCGGATTTCCGGAGCGTCTTCGAGGATCACCTGGTCTCGCTGCGCGAGTACCTGTCGTGCAAGGGCATCGGGAAGAAGACGGGCCGGACCGTTGAGGAGCCGGCCGACCGGATGATTCGAAAGGCGGCCTGA
- the ettA gene encoding energy-dependent translational throttle protein EttA, producing MAVQYVYTMKALGKVVPPKRMILEDIWLSFYPGAKIGVLGLNGAGKSTLLRIMAGVDKEFLGEAAPAPGISVGFLPQEPQLDPEKTVQQCVEEGVAETRALLDRFEEISQKFADPMGDDEMEKLLAEQGKLQDAIDAADAWELDRRLEIAMDALRLPPADAIVGPLSGGEKRRVALCRLLLQHPDILLLDEPTNHLDAESVAWLERFLVEYPGTVVAVTHDRYFLDNAAGWILELDRGRGIPWEGNYSSWLEQKEERLAQEEKSAVTRRKTLARELEWIRMGTKARHAKGQARINQYEKLLNEEQLDKYEAGSIVIPPGPRLGDLVIEAEGLSKAFGDRVIFDNLGFRLPPGGIVGVIGPNGAGKSTLLRMLTGLETADSGTIKIGPTVQIAYVDQSRDALNPSKTVHEEISGGADTIELGKRKVASRAYCAAFNFKGSDQQKRVGDLSGGERNRVHLAKLLKTGGNLILLDEPTNDLDVDTLRSLEEALVDFAGCAVVVSHDRWFLDRIATHMLAFEDDGSVVWFEGNFQDYEEDRKKRLGVAADQPHRMQFKRLRR from the coding sequence ATGGCCGTCCAGTACGTGTACACGATGAAGGCGCTAGGCAAGGTGGTCCCGCCCAAGCGGATGATCCTCGAGGATATCTGGCTCTCGTTCTACCCCGGCGCGAAGATCGGCGTCCTGGGCCTCAACGGCGCGGGCAAGTCGACGCTGCTCAGGATCATGGCGGGGGTGGACAAGGAATTCCTGGGCGAGGCAGCGCCTGCGCCCGGCATCTCGGTAGGCTTCCTGCCGCAGGAGCCGCAGCTCGATCCGGAAAAGACCGTCCAGCAGTGCGTCGAGGAGGGCGTGGCCGAAACGCGCGCGCTGCTCGACCGCTTCGAGGAGATCAGCCAGAAGTTCGCCGACCCGATGGGCGACGACGAGATGGAGAAGCTGCTCGCCGAGCAGGGGAAGCTGCAGGACGCGATCGACGCGGCCGACGCCTGGGAGCTCGACCGCCGTCTCGAGATCGCGATGGACGCGCTGCGCCTGCCGCCTGCCGACGCGATCGTAGGGCCGCTATCGGGCGGCGAGAAACGCCGCGTGGCGCTGTGCCGGCTGCTGCTCCAGCATCCCGACATCCTGCTGCTCGACGAGCCGACCAACCATCTCGACGCCGAGTCGGTCGCCTGGCTCGAACGGTTTCTCGTCGAATATCCCGGCACCGTGGTCGCCGTCACGCACGACCGCTACTTCCTCGACAACGCGGCCGGCTGGATCCTCGAACTCGACCGGGGGCGCGGCATCCCTTGGGAGGGCAACTACTCCTCGTGGCTCGAGCAGAAGGAAGAGCGGCTCGCCCAGGAAGAGAAGTCCGCGGTCACCCGGCGCAAGACGCTCGCGCGCGAGCTCGAGTGGATCCGGATGGGGACCAAGGCGCGCCACGCCAAGGGGCAGGCGCGCATTAACCAGTACGAGAAGCTCTTGAACGAGGAGCAGCTCGACAAGTACGAGGCGGGTTCGATCGTCATCCCGCCGGGGCCGCGGCTGGGCGACCTGGTCATCGAGGCCGAGGGGCTGTCGAAGGCGTTCGGCGACCGGGTCATCTTCGACAACCTGGGCTTCCGGCTTCCGCCGGGCGGCATCGTCGGCGTCATCGGGCCCAACGGGGCGGGGAAGTCGACGCTGTTGCGGATGCTGACGGGGCTCGAGACGGCGGATTCCGGCACGATCAAGATCGGCCCGACCGTGCAGATCGCCTACGTCGACCAGTCGCGTGATGCGCTCAACCCGTCGAAGACGGTCCACGAGGAGATCTCGGGAGGGGCCGACACGATCGAGCTGGGCAAGCGCAAGGTGGCGTCGCGCGCGTATTGCGCCGCGTTCAACTTCAAGGGCTCCGACCAGCAGAAGCGGGTGGGCGACCTCTCGGGCGGGGAGCGGAACCGGGTACACCTGGCGAAGCTGCTCAAGACCGGCGGCAACCTGATCCTGCTCGACGAGCCGACCAACGACCTCGACGTCGACACGCTCCGCTCGCTCGAGGAGGCGCTGGTCGACTTCGCGGGCTGCGCGGTGGTCGTGTCGCACGACCGCTGGTTCCTCGACCGGATCGCGACGCACATGCTGGCGTTCGAGGACGACGGCTCGGTGGTGTGGTTCGAGGGGAATTTCCAGGATTACGAGGAAGACCGCAAGAAGCGGCTCGGCGTCGCGGCCGACCAGCCGCACCGGATGCAGTTCAAGCGGCTGCGGCGCTAA